The genomic window CTGTCATGTTCTTGTCGATCACCTTCTGAACCGCATCTCGTTCTTCAAACGTCCGTTCGCCTTCGAGGCTCTGAGGCGAGGCGTCGCCGGGGCAGGCTCAAAGGCGGCGGCCCGGCGGCGTGGAGTGGATCCGGTCATGCGGGCAAGGCGCAAGTCGTATGTGCCGCGTCCGAGCTCCCTTGGCGCAGGCGAGCGGAGAAGGACCGACACGGCCGCACGGCCGCGGTAGGGAAGTGCGCGGCGATGAGCGGCAACGGCACGGCTGCGGGCGACCGTGTCCGGCAGGTGAGAGCGGAGCCCCGTTCCCCTTGCCCGTGCTGAGGGAGCTCCCCTTACAAGGGCCGCCGTCTTGCACCAGCCCAGGTGCTGACATGGATGGCGGACGCCGGAGTCCCCCTGCACGTCCTGCGGTTGATCGCCGGACACGGCTCCCTGCACACCACCCAGCGCTACCTCCGCCCCCACCTGCAAGCCGTCGTCCGCGCCGGCGACACCCTCAGCACCCACTTCACCACGAAGCCCGGCCTGCCCCCACCCCCGCCGAACCAGGGGCGAACACTCCGAGGTTTCCAGGAAACCGACAATCGGGCGTCCCGCAAGAATGATCTTGAATCGGGCTGAAAACACGCTGACCTGCTGATTTTTCACGCCCGTGGTCCCCAGTTGGTCCCCAGGACCCTGACGCGACGTCACATGGAAACCGCTGCCGACAACGTTAAAGGCCCGCCGACCTGGCCATATGCCAGTCCAGCGGGCCTTCGGCGACATAGCGGTATGCCGTCGTGGTCCCCACGCCGAACCCGCTGGCGAGCTGGGCGTAGGTGTGTCCGACGCGCAGGTGGGCGAGGGTGAGAAGGGCTTGGCGGCCGGCGGTCAGCCGTCGCCAGCGGGAGTTGATGGCACGGCGGTGCCGCCGCAACTGATCTGCAAAGCGAAGAGCGGAACTGGACACGTCCACGCCGGACGGGTAGACAAGCATGCGAAGCCTCTGGTGGACACGGTTCTCTTGGTCGAAAACCCATCTACCAGGGGCTTCACCTCGTTGTCACCCCAAGTGCGCAGCTACTATGGCAGGTTGGAAAAGGCTCACTGTGTGGAACATCCTCGACCAGGCCGGCATCGACCCCGCCCCTCGCCGTACCGGACGGAGCTGGAAGCAGTTCCTCACCGCCCAGGCCGAGCACATCGTCGCCGTCGACTTCCTGCACGTCGACACATCAACCTCACACGCATATACGCCCTGGTCCTGCTCGAACACGGCAGCCGACGTGCCCACCTGCTCGGCGTCACCGGCAACCCCACCGGCCCATGGACCACCCAGGCCGCCCGCAACACATCGCAGCCATCAACCTCATGACCCGCCGACTCACCACGGAGAACACACCCACCTGGCGAGACAACCGACCCCAAATGAAACGGACAACAAAGAACCAAACGCCCACTCACGGTCTGGTCTTCTGCCGGTGCGTGCGCGTCCCATGGCCTCAGTGGCCCAGGCGGCGGATGCGGCTGCGAGAAGGCAGTCGCGCACACGGGCAAGTGTGATCCGGCAGCAAGGGACGGCCTCGCCGCGGCATGCGGTCACCTCGCACCGCGGGAAATTCCTCGCCGTTGAAGCTGTTGTGGCAACGGGCTGGCACCATGGCGGGATGAGGTCCGGGCCCGGGTTCCGTCTGGCGCGTTCCGCGGTCTTCGCGGGCGTGTGCGTGGTGACGAGCGCGCTCGGGCACGCGATGATGTCCGGCTCACCGATGCCGGCTTGGGCGGTGGGGTACGCGTTGGCCGGCGTGACCGCCGGCGCGTGGTGGCTGACGGGACGCGAGCGCGGCGCCCTGGTGGTCACCGGCTCGACCGTCGTGACCCAACTCGCCCTGCATGTCGTGTTCATGCTCTCGCAGATGGTGCACGGCACCGGCATCCCTACGACCGGCCCGGCCGCCATGCCGGGCGTGCCCGGCATGGACCCCGCCCTGTACGGAGGCACGGCTGCCTCGGGTTCGTCGGCGGTGGCGCATCCGGGCATGGGCATGGGTTCGCACGAGTGGTCGACGGGCATGCTGCTGGCGCACACGCTGGCCGCACTGGTGTGCGGGCTGTGGCTGTGGCGCGGTGAGGCCGCCGTGTACCGGCTGGGCCGGGCACTGGCCACCTTCTTGGCGGCCCCGCTGCGGCGAGCGCTCTTTGCGTTCGCCGCCCCAAGGCCGCGTAAAGCGCCGCGCACCCGTGCCGTTGCCGCGCCAGCAGCACGACTCGGGCACTGGGCGCTGCGGCACAGTGTCATCCGCCGGGGCCCGCCGCTGAGTCCGTTCAGTTGCTGACAGGCGCCCGTTTCCGGTCATCCGGCTGATGGGCGCGGCACCGGCGCGCGCTGTTGACCGCGCGCCGGGCTCACTGACCCGTCGGCTTCCGTACGGCCTGAGTGTTGGCGAACCCCCGTGCCAGGGGGTTGAGCCCGCATGCCCGGAAGCCGTTCACCGGCGGGACCGCCGCGTGTCACGTCGAATCCGGCGGTCCCGCGGAAGCGAAGGACCTTCATGATGGCCCCTGCCCGGAAATACCGGGGCGACCGGCTGCCGGTCGCACGCAATGACTCCCAGGTGACGGCCTGGGCACTGGCCGCTGGGAACGGCGACCGCGACGCCCTCGAACGGTTCGTGCGTGCCACGCACGGCGACGTCCGCCGGTTCGTCGCGCATCTGACAGCTGACGTGGCCGGGGCGGAGGACCTGGCGCAGGAGACGTTCCTGCGTGCCCTGGTCAGTCTGCCGGGCTTTGCCGGGCGCTCCAGTGCCCGTACCTGGTTGTTGTCGATCGCCCGCAGGGTGGTCGTGGACCGCTACCGCTACGACGCCGCCCGGCCGCGGTTGGCCGGCGCGGCGGACTGGCTGGACGCCGCCGAACGCAGCCAGCCCGATGGCGTGCCCGGCTTCGATGAGGGTGTGGCGCTAGTTGACCTGCTGCGCACTCTTGAGACCGGCCGCCGGGAGGCGTTCGTCCTCACCCAGCTCCTCGGAATGCCTTACGCCGAGGCCGCGGTGCGGGCCGGATGCCCGGTCGGCACCGTCCGCTCGCGGGTGGCGCGGGCCCGCGAGGACATCGGTGTGATGCTGCGGGCCGCGGAACGGGAAGTGCTGCCCCTGACCGGCTGACGGCTCACCTGGGGCGGGGTGGTCGGTGGGACCGCCCCGCCGTCGGGCGGTGCCGCAGTGCGGTTGACCGGGCGCGAACGCATCCCCTTCTTCATTGGTCGTATCGGGTCATGGGCGGGTTCCGGTGGCCGCCCGGTCGGTCGGTGCGCGAGGGGCACAGGGGCGCGCGGCCCGCCCTGGTCGCGCTTCGGTGCGGTTCGGGCCGTCCGCGTGCCGCCGGGTGGGCGCGGGTATTTCGCTCACGAGCCGAGACGGCGCGGTCCGACCGGACCACCGCCCAGCCCGGTACCGACGGCCCCCTCACGGGTGGAGGAACGATGACCGACCTCAGCAAGCTGGAACCGCTGGCGACGTTCTGCGGCAAGTGCGACTGCGGCTGCCCGCAGCTCTTCGTCGACCCGGCCGCGCCGGCCGAGCGCCGCGTGGTGATCACCGACGACTTCGGGCAGCGCGTGGAGATGAGCGCCGACCAGTTCGCCGATCTGGTGGAGGAGGCGAAGGCCGGGAAGCTCGACGCGGTGGCGGTCGCCTGATCAGCGTCCGCGAACGGCCGTCACACCGGTACGCACGCGGACGTGCTGCCGGTGGTGGGCCCGCTCACCGGTCGATCGGCTGGGCGGGCCTGCCACCGGCCAGGGGCTGGGCGGCGTAGGTGATGCGGATGACGCCGTCGGCGTGCTGTTCGGTGCTGGCCTGCACGCCGAACACCTCGCGCAGGGTGTCGGGGGTGAGGACGTCCAGGACCGGGCCCGCGGTGACGACGGCGCCTTCGTGCAGGACGACGAGGTAGTCGCAGAGCCGGGCGGCCAGGTCGAGGTCGTGCAGGGCGGCCAGGGTGGTGGTTCCGGTGGTCCGGATGAGGTCGAGCAGTTCGAAGCGGGCGCGGATGTCCAGGTGGTTGGTCAGTTCGTCCAGGACGAGGAGCTGCGGGCGCTGGGCCAGGGCGCGGGCGAGCAGGACGCGCTGGCGTTCGCCGCCGGACAAGGTGGCGTACTCCCGCTCGGCGAAGGGCCGCACCCCACAGCGGTCCAGGGCCTCCTCGACAGCCTGGTGGTCCTCGGCGCCGTCGCGTCCGAGCAGGCCGTGGTGGGGGGAGCGCCCCAGGGCGACGATCTCGGTGACGGTTAGTCCTGTGGTGTTGCCGGTGGCGTCCTGGAGGACGGCGGCGGTGCGGCGGCCCGCGGCACGGGCGGATAGTGCCCACACATCGTCGCCGCCGACGCGGACCACTCCGCCAGCCGGGCGCAGCGAGCGGTAGACGGCCCTGAGCAGGGTGGATTTGCCGCTGCCGTTGGGGCCGACGAGCCCGACGACGTCGCCCTGGCCGGCTTCCAGGGTGACGTCGCGAAGGATCGGGTGGTGGTCCAGGGTGATGCGGAGCTGGTCCACAGTGAGTTTCATGCGGAGTCCAGACCCTTGTTGTGGCGCAGCAGCCACAGGAAGAAGGGGGCGCCGAGCAGGGCGGTAAGGATGCCCAGCGGCAGTTCGTTGGGCCGGTCCAGGGTGCGGGAGAGCAGGTCGACCAGGACCAGGTAGACGGCTCCCAGCAGTGCGGTCAGCGGCAGGAGCCTGCGGTGGTGGGCGCCGGTGGTGAGGCGGACGATATGCGGGATCATCAGACCGACGAAGCCGACGCCGCCGGCCACCGCGATGACGGTTCCGGTCAGCAGCGAGGACAGCACCAGGAGAACGGCCCGGAGCCGGTTGACGTCGACGCCGAGGGCAGTGGCCGACTCTTCCCCGGCAAGCAGGACGTTCAAGCGTCGCCCGAACAGCGCCAGGACCGCGGTGGTGCCGAGCACGACGGCAGTGACGGTGGGAAGTTGGCTCCACTGGGCGCCGGCGACACTGCCGAGCATCCAGAACATCACCGTCCGCGACTCGGTCGGTGTGGCCCGCAGCTGGATGAAGCTGGTCGCGGACAGGAAGACATAGCCGACGGCGA from Streptomyces sp. NBC_01198 includes these protein-coding regions:
- a CDS encoding sigma-70 family RNA polymerase sigma factor encodes the protein MMAPARKYRGDRLPVARNDSQVTAWALAAGNGDRDALERFVRATHGDVRRFVAHLTADVAGAEDLAQETFLRALVSLPGFAGRSSARTWLLSIARRVVVDRYRYDAARPRLAGAADWLDAAERSQPDGVPGFDEGVALVDLLRTLETGRREAFVLTQLLGMPYAEAAVRAGCPVGTVRSRVARAREDIGVMLRAAEREVLPLTG
- a CDS encoding ABC transporter ATP-binding protein: MKLTVDQLRITLDHHPILRDVTLEAGQGDVVGLVGPNGSGKSTLLRAVYRSLRPAGGVVRVGGDDVWALSARAAGRRTAAVLQDATGNTTGLTVTEIVALGRSPHHGLLGRDGAEDHQAVEEALDRCGVRPFAEREYATLSGGERQRVLLARALAQRPQLLVLDELTNHLDIRARFELLDLIRTTGTTTLAALHDLDLAARLCDYLVVLHEGAVVTAGPVLDVLTPDTLREVFGVQASTEQHADGVIRITYAAQPLAGGRPAQPIDR
- a CDS encoding FecCD family ABC transporter permease produces the protein MMVAVSIGAVTIPLSDVWRIIIHHLTGRGASGDPALDQIVWNFRAPRVVLAALVGAGLAVSGAVLQTVVSNPLADPTVLGFSSGASLGAVVVITAGGAAVGGLGVSAAAFLGALAAGVLVFALGQRRGRLAPTRLVLAGVAVGYVFLSATSFIQLRATPTESRTVMFWMLGSVAGAQWSQLPTVTAVVLGTTAVLALFGRRLNVLLAGEESATALGVDVNRLRAVLLVLSSLLTGTVIAVAGGVGFVGLMIPHIVRLTTGAHHRRLLPLTALLGAVYLVLVDLLSRTLDRPNELPLGILTALLGAPFFLWLLRHNKGLDSA